The Vicia villosa cultivar HV-30 ecotype Madison, WI linkage group LG1, Vvil1.0, whole genome shotgun sequence genome includes a region encoding these proteins:
- the LOC131662424 gene encoding uncharacterized protein LOC131662424 has protein sequence MAPPMKTGRRNLSYTFPNPNLDSLECLAKKITPDESTKFREKYGYILSLLKMPFTKYEQEGVHTLLQFYNPPLRCFTFPDYLLVPTLEEYSFYLGVPVKKEEVPYYGTMEAPTFVEISKALYLSKSVVEANLSKKGGCLGFRMEFLVQKACDAVEGKEWDTFRAILALSIYGIMMFANVPNFVDMNAIHIFILQNPVPTLLGDVYHSIHHKNSQKGGLIRCCAPLLYRWFRSHLPERGAFVDNRHTSKWAERIMGLRAKDIVWHNRSLDDMEVIMSCGKFKNVPLMGLRGGINYNPVLARRTFGYAFISPPEQTEIAENIFYHSATDSGQMAEAVQAWKSICWRDKKHFCQRHCATYEDYTKWVKYVVDSQGMPFSPKDPLYPPAGELSNIVSMPRYNQTVDENRRLTEQVETMHVKMNTARQEKLSALHKLKLREIELEELYARGSTSQKRPRMTVGAKSTETQEKKMKEH, from the coding sequence ATGGCTCCACCAATGAAGACTGGTAGACGCAACCTCTCCTATACGTTCCCgaatccgaatctggattctCTTGAGTGTTTAGCAAAGAAGATTACGCCAGATGAATCGACCAAGTTCCGAGAGAAATATGGGTATATTCTGAGCCTTCTCAAGATGCCATTCACCAAGTACGAGCAAGAAGGAGTTCATACCCTGCTTCAGTTCTACAACCCTCCTCTTCGCTGTTTCACGTTTCCCGACTACCTCTTGGTTCCTACATTAGAGGAGTATTCGTTTTATCTGGGTGTTCcggtcaaaaaagaagaagttccATACTATGGCACTATGGAGGCCCCTACGTTCGTTGAAATttctaaggctctttatttgagcaagtcggtTGTGGAAGCAAACCTCTCCAAAAAAGGGGGATGTCTTGGTTTTCGTATGGAGTTTTTAGTTCAAAAGGCTTGTGATGCTGTTGAGGGAAAAGAATGGGACACATTTAGGGCTATCCTCGCTCTAAGTATCTATGGTATCATGATGTTCGCAAACGTTCCTAACTttgttgacatgaatgcaattcatatattcattctGCAAAATCCGGTTCCTACACTTTTGGGGGATGTTTACCACTCCATTCATCACAAGAATAGTCAAAAGGGAGGTTTGATTAGATGCTGTGCTCCGTTGTTATATCGTTGGTTCAGGTCACATTTGCCTGAGCGTGGTGCTTTCGTTGATAATAGGCACACATCTAAATGGGCTGAGAGGATTATGGGGCTTAGAGCCAAAGATATTGTATGGCACAACAGATCTTTAGATGACATGGAAGTTATTATGAGTTGCGGAAAGTTCAAAAATGTACCTCTCATGGGCCTTAGAGGCGGAATCAACTATAATCCCGTCCTGGCTAGGAGAACATTTGGATATGCTTTTATCAGTCCCCCTGAGCAGACAGAAATTGCTGAGAATATTTTCTATCATTCAGCCACCGACAGTGGGCAGATGGCAGAAGCTGTACAAGCTTGgaagagtatttgttggagagataAGAAACATTTTTGTCAGAGACATTGTGCTACTTACGAGGATTATACTAAGTGGGTCAAATATGTGGTTGATTCTCAAGGGATGCCTTTCTCTCCTAAAGATCCTTTGTACCCCCCTGCTGGTGAACTATCCAACATTGTCTCCATGCCTCGTTATAACCAAACTGTGGATGAGAATCGAAGATTGACTGAACAGGTGGAAACAATGCATGTTAAGATGAATACTGCTCGGCAAGAGAAGCTTTCCGCACTCCATAAGTTGAAATTAAGAGAAATAGAGCTCGAAGAATTGTATGCTAGAGGGAGTACTTCCCAAAAGAGGCCAAGGATGACTGTAGGTGCTAAATCCACCGAAAcccaagagaagaagatgaaagaGCATTAA